In the Hevea brasiliensis isolate MT/VB/25A 57/8 chromosome 8, ASM3005281v1, whole genome shotgun sequence genome, tttagtaatattaatattattttaaaaatgtaatattaaTAATCTAAAAGCATAAATATATTTGaaaaacaaaatttaattataGATATATAAAATAAACATCCGTTAACATATATATTATAAGTTtcctaataataatatttttttttaaataattactaTAGTTATAAATTACGACAGTCAAGGGCGGAGCTACAGCCATTTGTGTGGGTTAATTGACCCAActcaactgaaaaaaaaaattatatatataattaattaaattattcataTCACAACTCactaattagaaaataattttttattttactaaAATGTTTAAaacattattatatttaataaatttaaaaacacttattattttaatatttaaaaataaataataaaacctaaacttttattatttaaatatcttattttatatttaatagattaataattatagaacttattattttaataattaatatgtatatCTAATATATCTATTAATTTACTTATTTGTGAAATTGATATAGATATTACTCATCGCAATCGCAAATATTAAAATTGCATTTTCTGTAATGATTCTAGAAAATAAaacttatcaaagaaaattataaatttaatattattgtgataatttactattttataattttttttctattcaattatttttatataatgaaaatttatattttttttatatttttttattaataaataatttattattatatataatattttttttatttaaataaaatatttttaatctacTGACTCAATATTCTGGCTCCATCCTTGACAATAACCTCTATAAAGCGAGTATTACATGACAACTTTTGTCATGGATAGACTAATTAGCATTCCAAATCTATTCCGAATATAGGTGAGCACTATTGAATTTGAACataataaattgaattgaatcactttaatttagtaattcagttcaatttttaaGATAATCCAATTCTGTTTAGTTTAGTTCAGttttatattttaagaatttcggttattttagttcagtttggttttgaaaagaaaaaaatagttaaaccaaatcaaatcaaattaatttattaatttttgaattgatttatttttatagagaatttataaattatctataattatatatatataaactatttaattttattgattaatagttattaggttcaaatcaagaTCAAAATCagataaataacttaaaaattaagtctacatTAAAAAATCTATCAAAACTCAAAATCAATCGGTTCAAATTAAATTGAactgaaataaaataatttgattcgattcaattttttatttattttaatatgatttaatttttaaaatataataatttaattttaatttaattcgatttgaaCTGAATACTAAACCCTAATTCCAAATCCTTCTCATTGATTACGGAAAATCCATACGAGAATCACTATGATTAGCATAGTAGTAAAAATTCTCTGCCAGCGCACATATTCATCCAAATTTTAGGCTGATCCTTGGAAGGAAAGTCAACCCCTATTTTGGCATGTCGCATACTCCACATATTAATGTCTTAAAAGGTTTGGTCCCATTAGCGAGAGGTCCCCATTAACCGTTGACTCAAAACCGACAAGCCACTTGCTTCAGTCGTAGTTTAGAAAACACTAATTCCCAGAAATTGGCTTGTGGACCGCAAGGCTAAGAAATGGGTTGGATTTTCATACTGCTAGCGTCTCTAAAACGTCGAGATCCATGAGCGAACCTTAAATATGGTTTGATAAGGGGAGCCACCTCCACATGGCataatctcttttattttctttttatataaaaaattaatctatcataataaatactaaatttttatttaaacattttcaaattttcaaCTATTAAAATCTCATTAcatgcaaaaataataataattattattattatttaaaattttttcactacatttattaagaatttttaaaatcttaatatTACAATTTCAGACATTATAAAAGTCTActcattatattatatatatctaaaaaagtaatcattaattaaattttgcttagattaaaaaaaattctgaaatcatttgatttttcattattcttaataaatttaaatatacatATACATTTCTGagtatttaacccaaaatcgattTTAAATAGCAAAGTATTAAAATAACGATATTTTATCAGTATCATATTACATTTTTTTAATATGTTAAGGGTGATTTTGGCGTAATGATAAAATCATATATCTGCAAAGCAGAATAAGACCCTCTTTAGAATCTATGAGTGTTGATGCATTATACTAAACCATGCATTATGAAATATTAGTTGAAGCATTTTAGCTCCAAGGTTGTAAGAACAAATAAGGCAATAGCCTCTCAACATGCAGTAGttgtagattaattaattaaatggtttttGTCTCTCTTAATCTCTATTGCAATTTAATTCATAGCGGAAACATATTATCAGGTGTGCTTTTTGTTCACAAATCACTAACGAAAAAGAAATTAACCCATAAGATCAATTACCCAAATGCGATTACAGTGTAATAGTTCTGTGTCCCCTAGCTCCAAGGAGTTCGTTTTTTATTGATTGCAGCTCTGCCACAACATTGCTGATATTCCTCCGTTCATGTGGAAGTTCTGCAGAGCAAGCAACTCCAATTTCTAATATAGAAACTAAGCTCTTCCGAACTCTACAGCCTCCTGCGCCCCCATTTTCCCATTTGACAATTTCTCGAAGCAGAAATGGATCCACAATCTCTGGCATTCTATCAGGCAGAGCTGCCCTAACGAAGTTGTGAAGGTTCAAACCTTCTTTAAATATGTCATTGGTTGGCTTCTTTCCCGTAAACATCTCCAACAAGAGGATGCCATAGCCGTATACATCACCATCAGTTGACACTTCACTTCCCATCCCATATTCTGCAATTACACAATAAAAAAGTCACAATAAAAGAATGGAAAAGGGAGAAACCTGAAGGAAATGACCAAGCTATATACATTTACCTGGAGCAGCGTAACCAACAGTTCCCCTTACACCAACTGAACTTGTTCGACTAGCAGGCAAGTCTTGTGTGGCTTCTGAAAGGATTCTTGCCAATCCAAAATCACCTACATGTCCTGTCATATCATGGTCCAGGAGAACATTGCTTGGCTTGAGATCACAATGAACAATTGGCGTTTCACACTGATGGTGAAGATAATCCAGTGCACAAGCAACATCAATGGTGACATTTAGTCTCTGAAGCAAATTCAAACTCCTCGGAGTTTCTTGTGTCTCCTCTGTTGTTGGCTTCTGATGTAACCACTCCTCCAGGCTCCCATTAGCCATGAACTCATAGACTAGAGCTTTGAAATCATTCCCCTGATAATCAACACTTGAGCATACGGTTAGTATCTTGATGAGATTTCGATGTCTAATATTCCGTAAAGCCTCACACTCCGCTGTAAAACTCCTTGAAGCTCCATGGCGTACAAGAGTAAACACCTTGACAGCAATAGCCATTCCACTTTGATCAAGAATTCCTTTATATACAGATCCAAAGCTACCAGCTCCAATCAAATTAGCCAAGGAGAAACCATCTGTAGCTTTTGAGAGACTATGGTGAGACACCATCAAATGCAAATTTTCAGCAAAGTCTGAAGTAGGTTCGTTTCTTTTCTTTCTAGTTAAAAATAGGAAATAACTAGAAAGCACAAGAATTACACATAGCAGCCCAGAAAGTGTCGATATTACTATCTTCCATGCAAGGGACAGTTTCCCTTTTGAGCGTTTAAAGTTGCATCCAGGGAGATGAAATTCGGGTGTTCCTCCACAAAGTCTGCTATTTCCAATGACTGAAGTTCGACTTGCATTCTTGAAAACTCCTCCTACTGGCACCACACCCTCAAAATTGTTGTAGGATAGGTTCAAAACTTGCAAGTAGATCAAGTCCCCTAAAAATTCTGGAATTTCACCAGATAAATTGTTGTTTGAAATATCTAATTCTTGAAGGCCTCTCAGTGAGATCAAAGATGAAGGAATGGGTCCTTGGAAGAAATTGCCTTGCATGAATAGAAATTCTAACGTCACACAACTACCCAGAGTGCTAGGAATCTCCCCTGTCAACATGTTCTCAGATACATTGAGCACATTTAAATTTTTCAGATTTCCTACTTGTAATGGAAGGACACCACTCAATCGATTATGAGACAAGTCTAGGTAAATGGACAAGGAAGAAAGGCCTATAACTTGTGCAGGTATGGAACCGCTTAGATGGTTATAAGAAAAATCCAATATTTGCAAATTTTGGCAGTTTCCAAGACTAGAGGGGATGTCTCCCTGAAGATTGTTTGTTGCTAAAAAAAATGCATATAAATTGGTTAAGTTCCCAACAGAAGCTGGAATATaccccgataactcattaaaatcTAAACTCAGTATATGTAGATTTTTAAGCTCTCCAATTACAGTTGGAATGTTACCTGAGAGATGATTGCCTGCTGCCAGGAAGACGATTAAGTTGATGAGATTTTGTAACCCTGCTGGGATGTTTCCAACCATATGATTGCCATTAAACTGCATAATTTCAAGCGTAGTTGAGAAGTTGCCAATTAGTTCAGGCAACATTCCTCCAAAGTTATTGTCGCCCGCAACCAAAACTCGTAAATTGGTGGCATTGGTTAACGAGGAGAGAAAATTCAAGTCACTGGCTCCCCCATTCCCAAGAAAGTTGTATTCGATAGAAAAGAGTTGAAGTCCAAGTGAGTTCCCAAAAGTAGGCACCTGGCCAGTAAGACTGTTCGATTGCAGTTGGATCACTTCTAAATTTGAGGCATTAGACAATGATGGTGGAATGGATCCTATCAACTGGGCTTGGAACATTCCGAGATGTCGAAGATTTGGAAGTGAGATTCCTAGAATGGAGGGAAGACTACCAGGATAAAATGGGTTGCCTGCTAAATATAAATCTGTCAGAGAAGAGAGATTGTAGATTGAAGGAGGGATTGTGCCAGAAAATGTGTTAATATGAAGGAAAAGCTTCCTAAGGGTCGTTAGTTTGCCTAAAGCATTGGGAATACTCCCACTGAAGTAATTCTCTCCTGCAGCGAGTGATTCAAGGGATGATAAGTTTCCAAAAGAAGCTGGGATAGCTCCTGTCAGGTCGTTGCCAGAAACAGCAAAAAGTGTGAGCTTTGAAAGGGAGCCAATCTCCATAGGTATTTCTCCAACAAGCTGGTTGTTTACAACGTGAAATTTGATAAGGTTGGAGCATCTGGATAAATTTGATGGAATCCCACCGCTAAGTGAATTATTGAAGAGATAGAGATACTGCAGTTTGCTAAGACGACCAATTTCAGAAGGGATTTCTTGACTGAAGCTGTTGTTATCTAGACTCAACTCTCTTAAAAAACTCAAATTTCCAATATGTGGTGATATGGAGCCTGCAAGCTGCAGGGACATGAGATTCAGTGAAATGACTCTCTGGTGTCTGTGACTACAAGTAACACCTTGCCACAGGCAAAAGTTAATGGAATCATTCCATGAGCTCATAACTCCAAGGGGGTCATGAGGTATCCTGGCCTTGAATTCAAGCAAAGCCAACCGGTCTGTCTCATTCCCACCAAGCGCACAATCAGTGAGACCAAGGAACAGGAAGAAAACGGAAGCATAGAAGCAGAAAAATGACCAGAAGTATCCCAACTGCATGGTTGCCGCGGCTAGACGAGAAACAAGTAAATCAAAAACCAATTAAGTATGCTATGAATCTCAAAGCTCACGTAAATTTAATCTGTTtgttttttgttaaaaaaatatatatttaatgaaatatttcatTCTCACTGTGACAAGAAAATTGCCATGCACCCTTGACTGATTATGTTTTAGACGGGGTAAAAATTTGTCTTTTCATTTGGCCAGCATAAGGCCGAATgaaagaaatatttttaaaataaaagtgcCTTGGATGACAAGTTTATTCATATAATTTGGATATTCAGGTGGAATCATCGAAAGCACCAAACATGTCAACTAGAAAAACAACAATTTTATTTCGCCTTTTGTTTTGTTGTAATTTGCCATGTTTGGTCCAAATGGAGGTCTGAAATACAAGTAATCAAAGACCAACCAAATATCAAAACTCATGTAgttcatattaaaaataattgttcGATATGAATTAAGTGATTAGCTCAGCTGTGTAAaatcttttttatatatattgagattatgtttattactcttattaaatttttattagtgAAGGCTATGCACCAGGCTTAAAAATTTCTTTTAgaggataattttttttttttttgaaaatgaaaATACTTTAATATCAattagaaaaaattaaattagtatttcatttctatttttattaaattttattattatgaaCACTTACATGCCTTGAACTTCTATCATTATTAACATTTTAATCTCTCATTGAAGatcttttagttaaattaataaaaatacaagaaatgataaaaatatatgaaaaaaataaaacatagaAATACTAGTTTTTTatacaacatacattatacattaTTATATTCACTATACAggcttgaaattgaattttttttttataattttttattaattttttgtatatataatataatattaccataatattataaatattatattgaattatttgaattaaaatattaattttaacgtcattataattaattatatagataAAAATATCTATCAATTTACGAATTATCTTCTGagtataattggttggcaattgAAGTTTGGTGGAGCTGGGTTTTGCGTTCTTGGCTTGATTTGCAGACTCTTCAGTCTTCAAGCCTCCTATGTGCTCTTTTACCTTTTGAAGATTCTAATGGCCAAGGAGTTCTGAGCTTTCTGCTTTTGTTAGCTCTTGGTCAGTTTAGCAAATCAGGGGCTTTCAGAAGTTCTTTGAATCAATGAGGATGCTTTGGTGTTCAAGCGAGGAACTCCTGATGGTGCTCTTCCACTAAAATGCTTCTTTTAGGGTGCTGTAATTTTCATTGCGCAAGGGATTTTTTTGGGCCTCATCTTGATTTTGATTGGTGGCCTTGGGTTTTATTTCGCTTTTTGATTATGGGAATCATGGATGTGGTTTGCTGTTTTCTTATGGATTAATTGCTTCAAGTATGATTGTTTGAGACTTGAAACATTGGTTAGCGCGTTTTTTGGTGTAAAAGCCTAAGGGATAAATCCGTAAGGCCTAGTATGGGCTGggtcaaagcggacaatactaaccaatgggccgggccgttactagtgatatcagagctttggttttcatacaagttttgaatttcatatttgaaatattttgataagtacaactgctcaattgtcattaattgatacatatagtgcattacatcatgaatatagaTTAATGGAGGGAaacctccttgtgttggttgtacagggagTAAAATTtcttgtgattcagtatggaagagggggatcacacagtagagcagtcagtagcagctgaggtacagggggagacaccagctcctcagaatgccagtgggccGAGCCGTTACAAGGTAATCTCCTGTAGTTGAGGGTGTTACTTCCATAGATAGATTAATGAAATTCCTAATTAGACCATGTACCCTTGCCCGCTGTTGTTGACTGACAATCCTTTTTAGAGTGCGCATTATACGAGCCATTATTTTATCTAAGACATAAACAAAAGGGaacataaataaataagaaatatATCATAGTGcagtaattatattaaataatgcaATAATTTGAGCTGATTACCATTATATTAAATAATGTTAGGAGTATAacgctatttaattttttttaatgcatCCTTACGGTAAGTAGCCCCAACAAATGCTACCATTATCAATCGAAAACAAACACTTCAAAAAGCAATAAGTAATATTTATATGTATCTATTATGAATATTTTATAGTCACAATATATAAAGATTAAGATAACATTGAAATGCACTTAACCTAACAACATGGGGGTAATAATACACATAAAATGAAAACATAATTATGAAAATAGTGTCCATAAATTTGTGATAATAATACAAAGTTTTTGAAAACAATGTGTCCTTATTCACGACATAGCCTTCAATGGATTTTAGACGTATCCCCTCATTTTTTATTCACCTCAAATCCATTTCATTCTTCTTCCTTAAAGAAGTTGGTCTTCTTTTAGACCTTTTCCGATTTGGGTCAGGTACAAAGATTAGATTTGGCCAATCATCATGATGTCCAAGTGTATGAAACTGTCACTCATAGTAATTAAGCGTTTGCtccaatatataataatttgaaaCGTATTGCTCATAATTGATTGACATTGATTGGCATGCTGCTATCACATGGGAACATAGAATACGTATCTCTTGAAACATATTGCTcataattgatgaaatttgggtgtTCCCCCGCAAAGTCTGCTATTTCCAATGACTGAAGTTCGACTTGCATTCTTGAAAACTCCTCCTACTAGTACCATAGGTTCAAAACTTGCAAGTAGATCAAGTCTCCTAAAAATTCTGGAATTTCACCTGATAAATTGTTGTTTGAAATATCTAATTCTTGAAGGCCTCTCAGTAAGCTCAAAGATGAAGGAATGGGTCCTTGGAAGAAATTGCCTTGCATGAATAGAAATTCTAACATCACACAACTACCCAGAGTGCCAGGAATCTCCCCTGACAACATGTTCTCAGACACATTGAGCACATTTAAATTTTTCAGATTTCC is a window encoding:
- the LOC131182176 gene encoding probable LRR receptor-like serine/threonine-protein kinase At3g47570, whose protein sequence is MQLGYFWSFFYFYASIFFLCLGLTDCALAGNETDRLALLEFKARITHDPLRVMSSWNDSMNFCQWQGVTCGLRHQRVTSLNLMSLQLEGSISPHIGNLSFLRELHLHSNSFSQEIPSEIGRLSRLQYLYLPNNSIGGAIPSNLSRCSNLIKFHVYNDQLIGEIPMEIGSLSKPKVFTVSCNNLIGTIPASFGNLSSLESLAARENYFSGSIPNALGKLTTLRKLFLHINTFSGTIPPSIYNLSSLTDLYLAGNPFYPGSLPSNLGISLPNLRHLGMFQAQLIGSIPPSLPNASNLEVIQLQLNSLIGQVPTFGNFLGLQLFSVKYNFLGNGGATDLNFLSSLTNATNLRVLVAGDNNFGGMLPELIGNFSTTLEIMQFNDNHMVGNIPAGLQNLINLIVFLAPGNHLSATNNLQGDIPSSLGNCQNLQILEFSFNNLSGSIPARAIGLSSLSIYLDLSHNRLSGVLPLQVGNLKNLNVLNVSENMLSGEIPGTLGSCVMLEFLFMQGNFFQGPIPSSLSLLRGLQELDISNNNLSDKIMARIMRTLKRIVSQQQRARVHAAATMQLGYFWSFFCFYASVFFLFLGLTDCALGGNETDRLALLEFKARIPHDPLGVMSSWNDSINFCLWQGVTCSHRHQRVISLNLMSLQLAGSISPHIGNLSFLRELSLDNNSFSQEIPSEIGRLSKLQYLYLFNNSLSGGIPSNLSRCSNLIKFHVVNNQLVGEIPMEIGSLSKLTLFAVSGNDLTGAIPASFGNLSSLESLAAGENYFSGSIPNALGKLTTLRKLFLHINTFSGTIPPSIYNLSSLTDLYLAGNPFYPGSLPSILGISLPNLRHLGMFQAQLIGSIPPSLSNASNLEVIQLQSNSLTGQVPTFGNSLGLQLFSIEYNFLGNGGASDLNFLSSLTNATNLRVLVAGDNNFGGMLPELIGNFSTTLEIMQFNGNHMVGNIPAGLQNLINLIVFLAAGNHLSGNIPTVIGELKNLHILSLDFNELSGYIPASVGNLTNLYAFFLATNNLQGDIPSSLGNCQNLQILDFSYNHLSGSIPAQVIGLSSLSIYLDLSHNRLSGVLPLQVGNLKNLNVLNVSENMLTGEIPSTLGSCVTLEFLFMQGNFFQGPIPSSLISLRGLQELDISNNNLSGEIPEFLGDLIYLQVLNLSYNNFEGVVPVGGVFKNASRTSVIGNSRLCGGTPEFHLPGCNFKRSKGKLSLAWKIVISTLSGLLCVILVLSSYFLFLTRKKRNEPTSDFAENLHLMVSHHSLSKATDGFSLANLIGAGSFGSVYKGILDQSGMAIAVKVFTLVRHGASRSFTAECEALRNIRHRNLIKILTVCSSVDYQGNDFKALVYEFMANGSLEEWLHQKPTTEETQETPRSLNLLQRLNVTIDVACALDYLHHQCETPIVHCDLKPSNVLLDHDMTGHVGDFGLARILSEATQDLPASRTSSVGVRGTVGYAAPEYGMGSEVSTDGDVYGYGILLLEMFTGKKPTNDIFKEGLNLHNFVRAALPDRMPEIVDPFLLREIVKWENGGAGGCRVRKSLVSILEIGVACSAELPHERRNISNVVAELQSIKNELLGARGHRTITL